In Rutidosis leptorrhynchoides isolate AG116_Rl617_1_P2 chromosome 6, CSIRO_AGI_Rlap_v1, whole genome shotgun sequence, the DNA window TAAATAAATGatttattaattgtttaatactaaTGTAGATTGGCGTTGAAGGATGTCTGTACGAAAAGCTCTTGGAGCGATCAAGGACAGCACTACTGTCAATATAGCTAAAGTTACTAGTGATTACAAGGTATGTTAAAATTAAGGAAATTAATTAAgtagttatgataatgatattcAGCATGGTTATATAGTTGACGTTCGTTTTCGGATTGGATTTGGTAGGAATTGGATATAAATATTGTTAAGGCGACAAACCATGTTGAGCGTCCGGCGAAAGAAAAACATATACGTGGTGAGTATGTTGTTTTATATTGAAGTATGAGAGATTTGTATGTTGTATATACAAATGAGAACTTATGGTGCCTTTCATATTTGTAGCTATATTTGCAGCTATCTCAGCTACAAGACCTCGAGCGGATGTTGCATATTGCATACATGCACTTGCAAGAAGATTATCCAAGACACATAATTGGGCGGTATGTGTTCTTGCTATTAATGTTTTTTATAATGTCAATCTAAAGCTTCAAAATTTAAAGTTCTGATGGATTATTCTATAACTGTCacatagtaatatagtagtattaaacAAATATAGTGTGTGTAaagatcattatcattatttctgTATTTGGTTTTCTATTTTAGTTTCAGTTAAGTTACTACCGGATTGCCTACTTGTTATAGTTATTTTGTTCTTTGATTATACcattatgataaaaaaaagttTATAACTTACTTTGTTTGGCTGTTTAAGATTATGTCTATAAATCATATGTAAGATCCACTCAAATTCGAATATAGTCCATTGATTTTTTAAGATAAGTTAATCTTGGCTGAGTTGATCTACTTTGTCTTGTATGGTCAATTTTGCTGACTATTGATGTTGACCAATAGTTGTTCAAATTCAGGTTGCTTTGAAAACTTTAATTGTTATTCATCGGGCTTTAAGGGAAGTTGATCCCACATTTCAAGAGGAACTTCTTAACTATGGAAGGAGTAGAAACCATGTGCTCAACCTGTCTTACTTTAAAGATGATTCTAGTCCAAATGGTACATTCAAAAACTTGTTATCATTAGTCAATCGGTAAAGATCAATAATTTATCTGACAATATATCTTGTGATTTTTTATTTCAGCATGGGATTATTCAGGTTGGGTTAGAACCTATGCACTGTATTTGGAAGAAAGGTTAGAGTGCTTCCGAGTCTTGAAATATGATGTTGAAGCCGACCGCCCTGTAAGATAATTTTTGCAGTAGTGTTTTATAATAATTTAAGGTAAAAATTTTGTctttttaagattttttttttatgtattgcGTTGTAGAGAACAAAAGATCTTGATACACCTGAGCTGCTTGAACAACTACCAGCTTTGCAGCAACTTCTATTTCGTGTTTTGGGGTGTCAGGTATAGCATTTGCTGCTTTATAATGCTAAAGTTTCAACAAGAATATAAACATAAATGTGGATTTTTTGTCATGTGCAGCCACAAGGAGTAGCAGTTCATAACTTTGTGATTCAACATGCACTTTCCATGGTCAGTAATGACCGTTAACGATATTAAATTATTTGGATTTGTCTTATTTTCACATGTTAATGTGTTACTTCATCTTATTGCTTCATCAGGTAGCCTCTGAAAGTGTGAAAATCTACACTGCAATTAGTGATGGCTCGGTTAATTTGGTAGACAAGGTAAGGCATGATTTTTGCTAGTGAGAAttgattattttttattttttttatgattaaaTTCTAACAATTTGATAATTGCAATGTGACAGTTTTTTGAAATGCAACCGCATGATGCTCCTAAGGCTCTGGATATATATAGGAGGGCTGGGAAGCAGGTATAACTCTGACAAGTTACTAACATTTATCATGCTAAATACCGATTTAATGCTATTCAATAAATTACTTTTTAGGCTGAGAGACTGTCCGAGTTTTATGAAATATGTAAAAACATCGACATCGGGCGTGGCGAAAAGTTTATCAAGATCGAACAGGTAAGTGTCTACTAGTAATATAATTCAAATTCTTTGTACTAAGCTTATAACACTACCTAATTTGTTTTGTAATTATCAATTGAAGCCTCCATCTTCATTTCTACAAGCCATGGAAGAATATGTTAAAGAAGCTCCTCGAGCTTCTACTGTTCGTAAAGACGTGGTATGGTTTCTCTCTACGCGTTCTTGAACCTTCAGTTTTGAAATTTGCGCTTAATCGTGTCTTTTCAACAAAGCAGGCAGTTAATGGCAAACCAAAAGAGATGTTGGCCATAGAATATAAAAAAGAAGCAGAGGTCCCACCGAAACCATCAGAATCTCCACCTACACCTCCACCTGAACCTGTGCCTGAACCGGTTCATGTAGCGGCTCCTGCACCACAACCCGATTTGCTGGTAATTTAGATACTAGCTCCCTTCATCCATGTCTGACCTGTACAAAGTTTGACTATGCCAATAAGCAAATTCATTCCTTTTTAGAAAGATATAATAAGGGATCTTTTGAACTCAGTGTTGTAACGCACTGCACGATTAATGCTGATTACTCCCGATTACTCATTTCTAGGAACCGGCGGATCCGATCGTCCAAATCTGAGTAATTAATTGGTCAACATCGGTCAATGGGTCAAAATCGGATTTAGTTGGTCAAAAGTTGGATTTATTCGGTCAATATCGATGAAAGTTAATATCGGTCAACATTGTGGAAAAATAATTGTTGACCGATATTAACTTTCATCGATTTTGACTGAATAAATCCAACTTTGACCAACTAAATCTAAATTTGACAATATGGATTAAAATTGAATTTCAGAGGTCTTGAACAAATGAAGATCATGTTTATGTTTCTGGACAATTATGTTaacattatgtttatgtttatggatCTCTTGTATATTTAcacataaaaatttattatttaaatgtacAAAAAAAAGTCCAATTCGATAACTTCCCGACCAACCCGATTAGAGATTTTTTTCAACCCTGTTTGAACCAAAATCATGTTGTGTTTTGGTACCCTATACATGAATCCTTGCTAAGTGACTAGTGATTTCGTCTCTTTAGGATCTCGACGACCCTGTAACAGATGCCGCTGAATTTGACCAGAAGAATTCCTTGGCTTTGGCAATTGTTCCTGGTATGCAAACTAGTCCTTCTATACATTTGATATTTATTACTTTGTGGGTCCCATATATTATGGAGGAAAATTACATACAATTTGAACTTGGTAGACAGTCTCTATTTGCCTTCATATTTTGATAACCTTATTCTTGTTGACTTTGAACATTACAGTTGACCAACCATCTACAACTACTACAACTTCAGTCAACGGGACCTCAGGTTGGGAATTAGCCCTTGTAACTGCTCCAAGTTCTAATGGAAGTACTTCATCTGCAAGCAAGCTGGTAGGTTATGGGTCCCGCCATAAATTTAATGATTGACTAAAGTACCCCTTAGTACTGTTTTGTTGACATAGACTTGTATTCCAGGGTGGAGGACTAGACAAACTTACGCTTGATAGTCTCTATGATGATGCAATCAGAAGAACTAACCAGAATCTTAGTTACAACCCGTGGCAACAAGGCGCAATGGCTGCTTCCATAACGACACACCAGACCGCACCAGACAACATTCAGATGGCAGCCATGGCTCAGCAACAACAAGCTTTAATGtttcagcagcaacaacaacaagctTTAATGTATCAGCAGcagcaacaaatgatgatgatgggcCCACCACCATTGCAACAAGGTTCAAACCCATTTGCTAACCCATATGGGGCTAGCCCCCACCCCTATGGCTCAGGTGTGCCAGTCCAAGCATATAATCCGTATTCTGGTCTCATGTAAAATCATCAGTTTTTGGTCAGGCAAAAACTTGTACAAGATAATTAGGAGTAGGGGGTTAAGCATTGTTTATTATGTATGTTTGAGGCTCGAAATAATGTTTTTGGATTACATTCAAATTCTTTTGGTttgagtttttgtatttatttactcatttttttttttttttgtttacgaaaatataattattgtgtaAAACCTTTGAGACCATCTTCTTGTACATCAATGTACCATTTATTTAGTGATTGAATGATCATTCTTGTTATGTACTCGTATATACTTATTCTTATGGCTTTTTTATTATTCTTAtggctttttttttatttttatcttccGCCCCTTTCATTTCCCACTGCAGCTCCTCACAAATATTATATTGAATATTatgtatttatgaacaataaatatcaagttcatgtattttttttttttttgaacagcgattgggatcacccgagggggactttaaccatccgttgcgatcatctcccgtttcgactatgccgatgcagcgataaaccccgcccccatcgctgcccgggaggaaaccttgaaaccgatccaagggcacggccaagtaaaacccccatcccctttaccccccaaacgatattggaaaggtgccatgggtggatacttcatggcatggatgaaattgtgtttttaatatgtagccaacgggggtcgaactcctgacctcccctaaaggaggcagaccaccaaccgctgaACCACGTCACAATTTCTCAAGTTCATGTATTGCTTAAACTATACAGTATATAGGTGTGTAACTGATTAGTAACAAACATTGAAACTGTTCATTCATACTTCTTCTCAGCTGGAAAAACCCAATAGTTAGTCTCCAACCCATTACTCCCACCAAACTCTGCTTGTTTTGCATTTTTGGCTCATGGATATGATTGCGTGCCTATGTGTAATATATATTAACTGTACTGCATTTTTACATGTATTGTGATGTTTATAGTTAGTTTTGGGGTTTTTGGGTCGTTAAGGACCAGCAAGTGATAAACAAAACGCATGGTGTGTGTTGCTTGATGCGTGGAGCGATGTGGTGCTTGAAACACTACGCACCATTGACGTTTTATTCCGATTGTTTGATGCTCTTTCTTGGTTGTTTACAAGGATATATTGCGGCTGGGCTTATAAAGAAGAATAGTCTCGTCAAAGTTATAACCACGGCGACACATTTGACACGGCACAACGGACCATTTATGGTCGGACGATTTTGGGCCCATGGCTAGATGTAAAATGTACAGACAATGACCTAACCTACGTACACCTTATGTTTCTGAAGATGAAGAGTAAACGGTCATCTAGGGTCGACATCCAAGAGGAATGGGATGATCTTTGGTTTGCGTTGTCCCGTTCGTTAACCGCGAGGTTTGGGTGACGAGATGATGACTGGTTTTAAATTCGGTACGGATGCCGACATAGATCATTACGTTCCCAGGGAGGTTAGGAAGACGACACGTCGTATTCTACATTAGTGTTACCCTGATGATCTTTGTGAGCCAGGGGCGGAGGTACATGAATGCTTGGGGTAGCACAGTCCCCCACTCAGCCCAAGAGCCCAACAAACAATTAACTGTAGAAATGTTGAACTCCACACAAAGAACCCCAACCTAATTGGACATAGACCCCAACCCTTTTACGTTAGCCCAGCCCAACAACTTAAATTAGGTTATTTGTTTATTTTTTCTTTTTGAATCCATACGTATTTATGTAATTTGGACATAGACAACACATCAATTTAGGTTTACTTTTGCGGTGCCTTTCTAATCCATAATACGTATCCATACATCGGTATTTCGGTGCCTTTTCTAATTTTGGTTTACTTTTTCATAAAAGAATTATTGAGTTACTAATTAAATAAGGAAATTTCTAACTGAattatgtaattttttttaatttttttttttatattgtgatCTTTTAGAATTTATCATACAATATTTAAGTAAATTTATGTTTCTCCCTATAAATTTATGTTAGACATTTGATTTTTTATGCTTAGTCAATCATAGTTTTTCATTTTAATCTATATACTTGATATATATATCGATATTAATTGGTGACCCCATCAATTTGAAATCCTAGATCCGCCCCTGCCGTGAGCTATCCAGGCCCGTTTTGACGATATGACGTGAGAGACCAGTGACGAGGACAGCGCCAGGCTAGCTATTAATTTAATTGTAGAGATGCGGCTTTTGGTTAAGCAGTCACATTACACAATTCAGGACACGTATCTACATTTTCTCGAGGATTTAGATTGTTTAGCATAATATCCTTGAGGTTTGTATCCACATGGAGCGAGTTGTTTGTCGAATGTGTGGCGATATTGGGGACCTGCTGACCTGCCGAGAAGGCACAAATTATAGgcaaaaaatgaagaaaaaaacaTTCGATTTGATGTACAAGATGAACCAAAAGTAGATATTGATTTGTTATCTTAACATTGTATTTAGATTTTTATTATATTGTTAGTTTAAATTTACAATATACTGTTAGAGTAGTCGTATGTTAGTAAGTCCGACCCTTTTATGGGTTTAGTGTTTATTTGACGGGGGTTTCATTGTATAACATGGTATTAAGAGCTTAAGGTATGAGAATGAAACTCCGTGAATATTATTGATTACATTAATGATTGTTTATAGAGTAGCTAATCCTAAAAAATCTAACGGACTCAGCCCACAAATTGAacttgttgagaaaagcgacaccgaattatagcaaaccgctagtaataattgaaataatgacaataaaggaacaccgagatttaacgtggaaaaccccaatagggtaaaaacgacgggcaaggaaagaaacgattcactaataagaataataggaattacacttttctctaattacaaggataaacattaatctttatatctcttgtaattaggagattaaactcacaaactctctattatTTTCTTTAGTAtataagaaagaaagaaatgatTTGGTACGATCTATGAAACTAGTAAGCTCCTATATTTATACTGCTTTGGGAATGGGGTTGGTGAAATTAGGAAGCTAAAAGTCTTATTTGTAACACACAATTACATGCCAATTTAGAATTATTCAAGGTAGTAGGTGTTTACCATCCACCATATttgacaatctcccacttgaagatttgattaAAACTCAATAAATCTTCACACAATAATctttccttgccaatgatgttgcttacgtttcTGCTAGGCCGTATGAGGAACgtcaccaaataaacttgtcacggttgattgactttgttagaaaatcagctacattgtcgtcagtatgaattttctgcacatccacggttccttcttccactttctcccGAACGAAGTGATattgaactcgtatatgctttgtctttgaatgaaatgctggattcctttcaagatgcaaggcactctgattgtcacaaaatagagtgatattcttttgtttgtgtccgagttcctccaacaagatctttaaccatactgcctctttagtagcttgagtagctgctacatattctgcttctgttgttgacgtcgccacaactgactg includes these proteins:
- the LOC139851426 gene encoding putative clathrin assembly protein At5g35200 yields the protein MSVRKALGAIKDSTTVNIAKVTSDYKELDINIVKATNHVERPAKEKHIRAIFAAISATRPRADVAYCIHALARRLSKTHNWAVALKTLIVIHRALREVDPTFQEELLNYGRSRNHVLNLSYFKDDSSPNAWDYSGWVRTYALYLEERLECFRVLKYDVEADRPRTKDLDTPELLEQLPALQQLLFRVLGCQPQGVAVHNFVIQHALSMVASESVKIYTAISDGSVNLVDKFFEMQPHDAPKALDIYRRAGKQAERLSEFYEICKNIDIGRGEKFIKIEQPPSSFLQAMEEYVKEAPRASTVRKDVAVNGKPKEMLAIEYKKEAEVPPKPSESPPTPPPEPVPEPVHVAAPAPQPDLLDLDDPVTDAAEFDQKNSLALAIVPVDQPSTTTTTSVNGTSGWELALVTAPSSNGSTSSASKLGGGLDKLTLDSLYDDAIRRTNQNLSYNPWQQGAMAASITTHQTAPDNIQMAAMAQQQQALMFQQQQQQALMYQQQQQMMMMGPPPLQQGSNPFANPYGASPHPYGSGVPVQAYNPYSGLM